The following are from one region of the Vanessa cardui chromosome 3, ilVanCard2.1, whole genome shotgun sequence genome:
- the LOC124543961 gene encoding catalase-like yields the protein MRRAGEVIFHCLLVFLVNNVVCSDNELYDYLNRTDPANRQLYDFKAEHPSPIGILTTSSGKLVEIRESVTLNSDAFSNQYHIDSVTHANNERIPERIVHAKGGGAFGYFEVTHDVSNYIKADLFNGIGKITPAVVRFSSVAQNLGGNDLAREMKGLAVKFYSQEGNLDLLCINFPVYFYRDPVDFASFAHAFKRNPKTNLYDFTMRWDFITKKPDTMHGILWLLSDYGIPNGYRKMDAFPIHTYEIYNKHGERFFIRFNFRTEQGIENLPTYVAQAIAANDLDYFNRDLYNAIANGNYPAWKLEMDVMTFNDIKNIDYNPFEVTRMWKKGTYHTVQIGRLVLDRNPDNYFRIVEQSAFNPGNLVPGIPGPLDNMYKTRRTSYRDTHVYRLGVNHNRIDVNMPLYWKVYGRDGLPPVKHNMKDAPNYYPNSFNGPIPYIDPSRPKERLTVYETNAVDLEPASYFFNYYLTEDQRIRLVNNTAPLLVPVAPYMRRRVLRLFTLVDEELGTQVSKLLQRLLNVPPPPPPQVLTVPRQNYDENDYNPYLDSTIKMYS from the exons atgaggcGCGCTGGAGAGGTTATATTTCATTGCCTCttagtatttttagtaaataatgttGTGTGCAGTGACAATGAATTATACGATTACTTAAATCGAACGGATCCAGCGAATCGGCAGCTTTATGACTTTAAAGCAGAACACCCA AGCCCAATTGGTATACTTACAACGAGTTCAGGAAAGCTAGTCGAGATAAGAGAATCTGTAACATTAAACTCAGATGCGTTTTCGAACCAGTATCACATCGATTCAGTTACTCACGCTAACAATGAGCGGATTCCTGAAAGGATCGTCCACGCTAAGGGTGGTGGTGCATTTGGGTATTTTGAGGTGACCCACGATgtttctaattatataaaagccGATCTTTTTAACGGCATTGGCAAGATAACTCCTGCGGTCGTACGGTTTTCTTCAGTAGCACAAAATCTCGGCGGAAATGACCTGGCCAGAGAAATGAAAGGTTTAGCCGTTAAATTTTACAGCCAAGAAGGTAATTTAGATCTCTTATGCATCAATTTCCCAGTCTACTTTTATAGGGATCCAGTTGATTTTGCAAGTTTTGCACACGCTTTCAAGAGAAATCCTAAAACTAATCTTTATGATTTTACTATGCGATGGGACTTTATAACGAAGAAACCCGATACAATGCATGGTATTTTGTGGTTGTTGTCTGACTATGGTATTCCGAACGGATACAGAAAAATGGATGCATTCCCTATCCACACATACGAGATTTACAACAAACACggtgaaagattttttatcagATTCAATTTCAGAACTGAACAAGGCATAGAGAATCTACCTACATATGTTGCCCAAGCTATCGCTGCCAATGATCTAGATTATTTCAATAGAGATTTATACAATGCCATTGCAAACGGAAATTACCCAGCTTGGAAACTGGAGATGGATGTTATGACATTTaatgatatcaaaaatatagattacaatCCATTTGAAGTCACCAGAATGTGGAAAAAAGGTACTTATCATACGGTACAAATAGGACGTCTTGTTTTAGATAGGAACCCTGATAATTACTTTAGGATTGTGGAACAGAGCGCATTTAATCCAGGCAACTTAGTACCGGGCATTCCTGGACCTCttgataatatgtataaaactagAAGAACATCTTACCGTGATACACATGTCTATCGTTTGGGTGTAAACCACAATAGAATTGACGTTAATATGCCACTTTACTGGAAGGTCTATGGACGTGATGGTTTGCCTCCTGTAAAGCATAATATGAAGGATGCGCCAAACTATTACCCTAATTCATTCAACGGGCCAATACCATACATAGATCCGAGTAGACCTAAGGAAAGACTAACAGTATATGAAACAAATGCAGTTGATTTGGAACCAGCATCTTATTTCTTTAACTATTACTTGACGGAAGATCAAAGAATAAGACTTGTTAATAATACCGCGCCGTTACTCGTCCCAGTGGCACCTTATATGCGTAGAAGGGTACTACGTTTGTTTACACTAGTGGATGAAGAATTGGGCACTCAAGTTTCTAAGCTGTTGCAACGATTGCTGAATGTTCCACCGCCTCCACCACCGCAAGTGCTGACAGTACCCAGACAAAATTACGACGAAAATGATTACAATCCGTACCTAGATTCAACGATTAAAATGTATAGTTAA
- the LOC124543692 gene encoding diuretic hormone class 2 isoform X1 — protein sequence MVRASLLAFCLLGALLLVMPAVAYPSLGNYYRPGVQYEPEQIMDMLNRLNELMEMERKMENFKEDIISSEKRALDMGLNRGYSGALHAKHLMGMAAANYASGPGRRRRDVE from the exons ATGGTTCGAGCTAGCTTGTTGGCCTTCTGCCTGCTCGGCGCGCTTCTCCTAGTGATGCCAGCCGTTGCCTACCCcag CCTCGGTAACTACTATCGCCCAGGAGTCCAATATGAACCCGAGCAGATCATGGATATGCTGAACCGCCTCAACGAACTCATGGAAATGGAACGCAAGATGGAAAA CTTTAAAGAGGACATTATTAG cAGCGAGAAACGTGCTCTCGACATGGGTCTCAACCGTGGCTATTCTGGCGCTCTTCATGCCAAGCACCTGATGGGAATGGCCGCTGCTAACTACGCCTCCGGACCCGGCAGGAGGCGACGTGACGTCGAATAA
- the LOC124543665 gene encoding catalase-like yields MKSMETYICYFFFLVIRYVQCHDNELYEYLNRTDRSTCQLYEFKEDHPKPIGILTTSSGKLVEIRESIGLNSDVFSNQYNIDLMTHTNAERIPERLVHAKGTAAFGYFEVTNDVSQYTKAEVFNGVGKKTPVVVRFSTVVQNLGGNDLAREIKGMAVKFFTKEGNLDLVSLNFPVFFHRDPLDFPHFVHSQKRNPKTNLFDFSARWDFVTKKPESLHGLLWLLSDYGIPNGYRKMDAFPIHTFQINNKHGGRYFVKFNFRTEQGIENLPSSVAEAISARDLDYYTRDLYDAIENKNYPAWTLEMDIMSFEDIKKLDYNPFEVTRLWKKGTYYTVPIGRLVLDRNPDNFFRVSEISAFNPGNLVPGIPGPLDNLFKSRRSAYRDTQIYRLGVNHNRIEVNSPLYSKVYNRDGKPPVRDNMMDAPNYYPNSFNGPVPYVDPSRPKERLTVFDVNAVDLDQPEYFIKHYLRRDQRARLINNTIPTLVPIAPYLQRRAIRLLTLTDPSLGREIAEKLQEALQQPPPPPFPVLNGPKRKIKS; encoded by the exons ATGAAGTCCATggaaacatacatatgttactTTTTCTTCCTCGTGATTAGATATGTGCAGTGCCATGACAATGAATTATACGAATATTTGAATAGAACGGATCGGTCGACATGTCAACTTTACGAGTTCAAGGAGGACCATCCG aaACCAATTGGAATATTAACCACAAGCTCAGGAAAATTAGTGGAGATAAGGGAGAGTATTGGCTTGAATTCTGATGTCTTTTCGAATcagtataatatagatttaatgaCTCATACTAATGCTGAAAGAATTCCTGAAAGGTTAGTACACGCTAAGGGTACAGCTGCATTTGGTTATTTTGAGGTAACTAACGACGTATCGCAGTATACAAAAGCAGAAGTATTTAATGGCGTTGGAAAAAAAACTCCAGTCGTAGTTAGATTTTCAACAGTTGTACAAAATCTCGGTGGAAATGATCTAGCCAGAGAAATAAAAGGTATGGCTGTCAAATTTTTTACGAAAGAAGGAAACTTGGATCTCGTATCGCTAAATTTTCCTGTCTTTTTCCATAGAGATCCACTAGATTTTCCTCATTTCGTACACTCACAAAAGAGAAACCCTAAAACCAACCTTTTTGATTTCTCTGCACGTTGGGACTTTGTAACCAAGAAACCTGAATCTTTACATGGTCTTCTATGGTTGCTTTCCGATTATGGTATACCAAATGGATACAGAAAAATGGATGCCTTCCCTATtcatacatttcaaataaataataaacacggTGGCAGATATTTTGTCAAGTTTAATTTTAGAACTGAACAAGGAATAGAAAATCTCCCATCCAGTGTAGCAGAAGCTATCTCAGCACGTGATCTTGACTACTATACCAGGGACTTATATGAtgcaattgaaaataaaaattatcccGCTTGGACTTTGGAAATGGATATTATGTCATTCGAAGATATAAAAAAACTCGATTACAATCCATTCGAAGTTACAAGGTTGTGGAAAAAAGGTACTTATTATACAGTGCCTATTGGTCGTCTTGTTCTAGATAGAAATCCTGACAATTTCTTCAGAGTATCCGAAATAAGCGCATTTAATCCTGGAAATCTAGTACCCGGTATTCCTGGACcacttgataatttatttaaatcgagACGTTCAGCGTACCGCGATACCCAAATATATCGCTTGGGCGTGAATCACAATAGAATTGAAGTTAATTCTCCGTTATATTCGAAGGTGTACAACCGTGATGGTAAGCCACCTGTACGGGATAACATGATGGATGCACCAAATTACTACCCGAATTCATTTAATGGACCAGTTCCTTATGTCGACCCAAGTCGGCCTAAAGAACGATTAACAGTGTTCGATGTTAATGCGGTCGATTTAGATCAGCCAGAATATTTCATCAAACATTATTTACGGCGCGATCAACGAGCAAGACTTATTAACAATACTATACCAACATTAGTACCAATAGCTCCTTATTTGCAAAGGAGGGCAATACGCTTGTTGACCTTAACTGATCCAAGTTTGGGAAGAGAAATTGCGGAAAAACTACAAGAAGCGTTACAGCAGCCCCCACCTCCTCCATTTCCCGTGTTAAATGGCCCGAAAAGGAAAATTAAATCCtag
- the LOC124543692 gene encoding diuretic hormone class 2 isoform X3, which produces MVRASLLAFCLLGALLLVMPAVAYPSLGNYYRPGVQYEPEQIMDMLNRLNELMEMERKMENSEKRALDMGLNRGYSGALHAKHLMGMAAANYASGPGRRRRDVE; this is translated from the exons ATGGTTCGAGCTAGCTTGTTGGCCTTCTGCCTGCTCGGCGCGCTTCTCCTAGTGATGCCAGCCGTTGCCTACCCcag CCTCGGTAACTACTATCGCCCAGGAGTCCAATATGAACCCGAGCAGATCATGGATATGCTGAACCGCCTCAACGAACTCATGGAAATGGAACGCAAGATGGAAAA cAGCGAGAAACGTGCTCTCGACATGGGTCTCAACCGTGGCTATTCTGGCGCTCTTCATGCCAAGCACCTGATGGGAATGGCCGCTGCTAACTACGCCTCCGGACCCGGCAGGAGGCGACGTGACGTCGAATAA
- the LOC124543692 gene encoding diuretic hormone class 2 isoform X4: MVRASLLAFCLLGALLLVMPAVAYPSLGNYYRPGVQYEPEQIMDMLNRLNELMEMERKMENEKRALDMGLNRGYSGALHAKHLMGMAAANYASGPGRRRRDVE; the protein is encoded by the exons ATGGTTCGAGCTAGCTTGTTGGCCTTCTGCCTGCTCGGCGCGCTTCTCCTAGTGATGCCAGCCGTTGCCTACCCcag CCTCGGTAACTACTATCGCCCAGGAGTCCAATATGAACCCGAGCAGATCATGGATATGCTGAACCGCCTCAACGAACTCATGGAAATGGAACGCAAGATGGAAAA CGAGAAACGTGCTCTCGACATGGGTCTCAACCGTGGCTATTCTGGCGCTCTTCATGCCAAGCACCTGATGGGAATGGCCGCTGCTAACTACGCCTCCGGACCCGGCAGGAGGCGACGTGACGTCGAATAA
- the LOC124543692 gene encoding diuretic hormone class 2 isoform X2 — translation MVRASLLAFCLLGALLLVMPAVAYPSLGNYYRPGVQYEPEQIMDMLNRLNELMEMERKMENFKEDIISEKRALDMGLNRGYSGALHAKHLMGMAAANYASGPGRRRRDVE, via the exons ATGGTTCGAGCTAGCTTGTTGGCCTTCTGCCTGCTCGGCGCGCTTCTCCTAGTGATGCCAGCCGTTGCCTACCCcag CCTCGGTAACTACTATCGCCCAGGAGTCCAATATGAACCCGAGCAGATCATGGATATGCTGAACCGCCTCAACGAACTCATGGAAATGGAACGCAAGATGGAAAA CTTTAAAGAGGACATTATTAG CGAGAAACGTGCTCTCGACATGGGTCTCAACCGTGGCTATTCTGGCGCTCTTCATGCCAAGCACCTGATGGGAATGGCCGCTGCTAACTACGCCTCCGGACCCGGCAGGAGGCGACGTGACGTCGAATAA